From the genome of Candidatus Tanganyikabacteria bacterium:
CGCTATCCCACGCAGAAGCCCGAGGCCCTGCTCGACCGGCTCATCCGGATGAGCAGCCACGAGGGCGATCTGGTCGCCGACTTCTTCTGCGGGTCGGGCACGACGCTCGCCGCCGCCCAGAAGGCCGGCCGGCGCTGGATCGGCTGCGACGTCGGCGATCTGGCCATCGAGACGACGGCCAGGCGCATAGACGCGCTGGGCGCCGATCCCGCCTTCGAGGTCGTGCTGGCGGCCGGGAACCCGTCATGGCCGAACTGATCTGGCCCGGCAAGTACGATCCGCAGGGCCGGCGGTCGGCCGCGCCGCGCACCGGGCGGCCCCTGGAGCTTCGCGAGGCATGCGGGGAGGGTGGTGACCCGCCCAACCTGCTCATCGAGGGCGACAACCTGGAAGTCATGGCGACCCTTCTCGGCACTCTCGCCGGCCAGGTGGATCTCGTCTACGCGGATCCGCCCTTCGCAACCGGAGTCGACTACGCATTCCGCTCGGCGGACGGCGCCGTGCCGGCATTCAGCGACACCTGGCCCGGCGGCCTGGACGGCTTCCTGGCGATGCTGGCCCCTCGCCTGGAGCTCATGCGGGACCTCCTGTCGCCCCGCGGCAGCTTCTACCTGCACGTCGATCCGACCGTGGGCCACGCCGTGAAGCTGGTCTGCGACGAACTCTTCGGCCCCGGGTGCTTCCAGCGCGAGATAGTCTGGCGCATCGGCTGGCTCTCCGGCTACAAGACCAACGCGCGCAACTGGATCCGCAACCACGACCTCATCTTCTTCTACACCCGCGATCCCCGGGAGTTCACCTTCAACAAGCAGCACGTGCCGTACCCGGCCGGGTATCGCCGCCGCGACGGCGCCCTGCCCAGGGGCGCCGGGATGCCGATGGAGGATGTCTGGAACGCGAATGCGAGCGAGAACGCCCTCAAGGGCGCCGACTCGCTGGATTCCATCCAGATCAAGAGCTTCTCGCGGGAGAAGACCGGGTATCCGACGCAGAAGAACGAGAGCCTCCTGCGCCGCATCATCACGGCGTCTTCGCACCCGGGCGACCTGGTGGCCGACTTCTTCTGCGGCTCCGGCACGACGCTCGCGGTCGCCG
Proteins encoded in this window:
- a CDS encoding site-specific DNA-methyltransferase codes for the protein MAELIWPGKYDPQGRRSAAPRTGRPLELREACGEGGDPPNLLIEGDNLEVMATLLGTLAGQVDLVYADPPFATGVDYAFRSADGAVPAFSDTWPGGLDGFLAMLAPRLELMRDLLSPRGSFYLHVDPTVGHAVKLVCDELFGPGCFQREIVWRIGWLSGYKTNARNWIRNHDLIFFYTRDPREFTFNKQHVPYPAGYRRRDGALPRGAGMPMEDVWNANASENALKGADSLDSIQIKSFSREKTGYPTQKNESLLRRIITASSHPGDLVADFFCGSGTTLAVAEKLGRRWMGCDAGEVAIRVARERLLAQPALRAFEVLTLAEAGTEAGPTRVGPALDEQ